In Erigeron canadensis isolate Cc75 chromosome 7, C_canadensis_v1, whole genome shotgun sequence, one DNA window encodes the following:
- the LOC122607342 gene encoding uncharacterized protein LOC122607342 isoform X1: MSAPRRWEHLKMPFEQIKAATNDFSICIGSGGYGRVYKGHLSISGKLTTVAVKRLNEHLGQGLREFLTELELLSGQNHENVISLLAYCDEGKEKIIVYEYAERGSFDKYIRRTSDDKSTWLERLKICADAAHGLDHLHSHFGEHQAIIHRDIKSANILINDKGVAKVSDLGLSKLSLAGLDRSAVISNACGTPGYVEPEYINTGVVTKQSDVYSFGMVLFEALSGRLCSLKEDDGFLLSGKLAKDYYKENKLDEIVDPGLTEQMSLYSMRKFAAIAYRCLHDVRERRPSMDVVKKELEDTLKIQVEFEHNKKNKKSSKGQDAPKPDSYWETKLPGDWKVIIKMLDLSEARYSSIKKLFFLLHRGILFDEGNKVLWINDEEKRCLLISARSFLTMGIPNYPRWVSHCYLRFSTVAEYSFKEFHDIKCQIKTNVLSLGTMYAASLIFKYREQSIRDLERLKLITIRWKMGELTVCSTHTAELVVNNWYKIKMWYFINHGPSAEFDFVIKELSYFEDPMESELLIQGIEFYPIEMMQQEETEKFTSLSVSHEDEYWGEKLPNDYQNYIQRSDKPLHYTNKKELYACFCDGFLGDNGQLWFSLCKSTGGICSMIPATSTLPDNCNYKRLDTISLSTSRFGKVKKLQEAYWYSFECKLQARMFSPQYKYACYLVFKFEDNHSEPDDTCFFKAWYNLDDTFGDTFYAHFKLSSMNIPTIESKNSYGSDDLSKISTTERWISKCDTEFVADSRMKERGDGWMEVMLCKPAEQLQNGTSLRLTLSKFKGGSFSGILVEGLEFRPTLE, translated from the exons ATGTCAGCACCAAGAAGGTGGGAACACCTTAAAATGCCATTTGAGCAGATAAAAGCGGCAACTAATGACTTTAGCATATGTATTGGAAGTGGCGGATACGGACGGGTGTACAAAGGACACCTCTCCATCTCCGGAAAACTTACAACGGTTGCAGTGAAGAGGCTAAACGAGCATCTTGGACAAGGGTTGAGAGAGTTTTTGACAGAGCTTGAGTTGCTCTCTGGTCAAAATCATGAAAACGTCATCTCGCTTCTGGCTTATTGCGACGAGGGAAAGGAAAAGATTATTGTGTATGAGTACGCAGAGCGTGGAAGTTTTGATAAGTATATCAGGCGTACCAGTGATGACAAATCTACGTGGCTGGAAAGACTAAAAATATGTGCTGATGCGGCTCATGGATTAGATCATCTCCATAGTCACTTTGGAGAGCATCAAGCCATAATCCATCGGGATATCAAAAGCGCTAATATATTGATAAATGACAAAGGGGTAGCTAAAGTTTCTGATCTTGGATTGTCCAAGTTGAGTTTAGCAGGTTTAGATAGAAGCGCTGTTATTTCCAACGCATGTGGCACACCTGGTTATGTTGAACCAGAATACATTAACACTGGTGTTGTGACAAAACAATCTGATGTTTATTCTTTCGGTATGGTACTATTTGAAGCTCTTTCTGGGAGGTTGTGCTCACTCAAAGAGGATGATGGCTTCTTGTTATCAGGAAAATTAGCCAAAGACTACTACAAAGAGAATAAGTTAGATGAGATTGTTGATCCTGGTTTAACGGAACAAATGAGCTTATACTCCATGAGAAAATTTGCAGCAATTGCATATAGATGCTTGCATGATGTTCGAGAACGACGACCTTCTATGGATGTTGTCAAGAAAGAACTTGAAGACACATTAAAAATCCAG GTGGAATTTGAGCATAATAAGAAGAATAAGAAGTCATCAAAGGGTCAGGATGCACCAAAACCGGACTCCTATTGGGAGACAAAGCTACCAGGAGACTGGAAAGTAATAATTAAAATGCTTGATCTTTCTGAGGCGAGATATAGTAGCATAAAGAaactcttctttcttcttcacagGGGAATTCTTTTCGATGAAGGCAACAAG GTGTTATGGATAAATGACGAAGAAAAGAGATGTTTATTGATTTCAGCTAGATCATTTCTGACAATGGGCATTCCAAATTATCCGAGATGGGTGTCACATTGTTATTTGAG GTTTTCAACTGTCGCGGAGTATTCTTTCAAGGAATTTCATGATATTAAATGTCAAATAAAAACCAATGTGTTATCACTTGGTACCATGTATGCTGCTAGCTTGATATTCAAATACCGGGAGCAATCCATTAGGGATCTCGAACGCTTAAAGTTGATAACAATTAGAtggaaaatgggagagttgacTGTATGTTCTACACATACTGCAGAACTCGTAGTGAATAACTGGTATAAGATCAAAATGTGGTATTTCATTAATCATGGGCCGAGTGCTGAATTTGACTTTGTAATAAAAGAGCTTTCATATTTCGAAGATCCTATGGAATCTGAGTTATTGATCCAAGGAATTGAGTTTTATCCTATAGAGATG ATGCAGCAAGAAGAGACAGAAAAATTTACAAGTCTTTCAGTATCACATGAAGATGAATATTGGGGGGAAAAGTTGCCAAATGACTATCAAAATTATATTCAAAGGTCAGACAAGCCGTTGCACTACACCAACAAAAAAGAGCTCTACGCCTGTTTTTGTGATGGTTTCCTTGGTGATAATGGCCAATTG TGGTTTTCACTATGCAAATCAACCGGTGGAATATGTTCTATGATACCAGCTACAAGTACCTTACCCGACAACTGTAACTACAAACGTTTAGATACAATATCGCTATCTACATCCAG GTTTGGCAAGGTGAAAAAACTACAGGAAGCGTATTGGTACAGTTTTGAGTGTAAACTTCAAGCACGCATGTTTTCGCCTCAGTATAAATACGCATGTTATCTTGTGTTTAAATTTGAAGACAACCATTCAGAGCCTGATGATACTTGTTTCTTTAAGGCATGGTACAACTTGGATGACACTTTTGGAGATACATTTTATGCACATTTCAAACTGTCTTCAATGAATATACCAACAATAGAATCAAAAAATAGTTATGGATCAGATGACTTATCAAAGATATCGACAACTGAAAGATGGATATCAAAATGTGACACTGAATTTGTTGCAGATAGTCGGATGAAAGAACGAGGGGATGGTTGGATGGAGGTGATGTTGTGCAAACCAGCTGAGCAGTTGCAAAATGGTACGTCACTACGGTTGACATTATCAAAATTCAAGGGTGGGAGTTTTAGTGGAATTCTTGTGGAAGGCCTTGAGTTTAGACCAACACTTGAATAA
- the LOC122607342 gene encoding uncharacterized protein LOC122607342 isoform X3 has product MSAPRRWEHLKMPFEQIKAATNDFSICIGSGGYGRVYKGHLSISGKLTTVAVKRLNEHLGQGLREFLTELELLSGQNHENVISLLAYCDEGKEKIIVYEYAERGSFDKYIRRTSDDKSTWLERLKICADAAHGLDHLHSHFGEHQAIIHRDIKSANILINDKGVAKVSDLGLSKLSLAGLDRSAVISNACGTPGYVEPEYINTGVVTKQSDVYSFGMVLFEALSGRLCSLKEDDGFLLSGKLAKDYYKENKLDEIVDPGLTEQMSLYSMRKFAAIAYRCLHDVRERRPSMDVVKKELEDTLKIQVEFEHNKKNKKSSKGQDAPKPDSYWETKLPGDWKVIIKMLDLSEARYSSIKKLFFLLHRGILFDEGNKVLWINDEEKRCLLISARSFLTMGIPNYPRWVSHCYLRFSTVAEYSFKEFHDIKCQIKTNVLSLGTMYAASLIFKYREQSIRDLERLKLITIRWKMGELTVCSTHTAELVVNNWYKIKMWYFINHGPSAEFDFVIKELSYFEDPMESELLIQGIEFYPIEMMQQEETEKFTSLSVSHEDEYWGEKLPNDYQNYIQRSDKPLHYTNKKELYACFCDGFLGDNGQLWFSLCKSTGGICSMIPATSTLPDNCNYKRLDTISLSTSRFGKVKKLQEAYWYSFECKLQARMFSPQYKYACYLVFKFEDNHSEPDDTCFFKIVG; this is encoded by the exons ATGTCAGCACCAAGAAGGTGGGAACACCTTAAAATGCCATTTGAGCAGATAAAAGCGGCAACTAATGACTTTAGCATATGTATTGGAAGTGGCGGATACGGACGGGTGTACAAAGGACACCTCTCCATCTCCGGAAAACTTACAACGGTTGCAGTGAAGAGGCTAAACGAGCATCTTGGACAAGGGTTGAGAGAGTTTTTGACAGAGCTTGAGTTGCTCTCTGGTCAAAATCATGAAAACGTCATCTCGCTTCTGGCTTATTGCGACGAGGGAAAGGAAAAGATTATTGTGTATGAGTACGCAGAGCGTGGAAGTTTTGATAAGTATATCAGGCGTACCAGTGATGACAAATCTACGTGGCTGGAAAGACTAAAAATATGTGCTGATGCGGCTCATGGATTAGATCATCTCCATAGTCACTTTGGAGAGCATCAAGCCATAATCCATCGGGATATCAAAAGCGCTAATATATTGATAAATGACAAAGGGGTAGCTAAAGTTTCTGATCTTGGATTGTCCAAGTTGAGTTTAGCAGGTTTAGATAGAAGCGCTGTTATTTCCAACGCATGTGGCACACCTGGTTATGTTGAACCAGAATACATTAACACTGGTGTTGTGACAAAACAATCTGATGTTTATTCTTTCGGTATGGTACTATTTGAAGCTCTTTCTGGGAGGTTGTGCTCACTCAAAGAGGATGATGGCTTCTTGTTATCAGGAAAATTAGCCAAAGACTACTACAAAGAGAATAAGTTAGATGAGATTGTTGATCCTGGTTTAACGGAACAAATGAGCTTATACTCCATGAGAAAATTTGCAGCAATTGCATATAGATGCTTGCATGATGTTCGAGAACGACGACCTTCTATGGATGTTGTCAAGAAAGAACTTGAAGACACATTAAAAATCCAG GTGGAATTTGAGCATAATAAGAAGAATAAGAAGTCATCAAAGGGTCAGGATGCACCAAAACCGGACTCCTATTGGGAGACAAAGCTACCAGGAGACTGGAAAGTAATAATTAAAATGCTTGATCTTTCTGAGGCGAGATATAGTAGCATAAAGAaactcttctttcttcttcacagGGGAATTCTTTTCGATGAAGGCAACAAG GTGTTATGGATAAATGACGAAGAAAAGAGATGTTTATTGATTTCAGCTAGATCATTTCTGACAATGGGCATTCCAAATTATCCGAGATGGGTGTCACATTGTTATTTGAG GTTTTCAACTGTCGCGGAGTATTCTTTCAAGGAATTTCATGATATTAAATGTCAAATAAAAACCAATGTGTTATCACTTGGTACCATGTATGCTGCTAGCTTGATATTCAAATACCGGGAGCAATCCATTAGGGATCTCGAACGCTTAAAGTTGATAACAATTAGAtggaaaatgggagagttgacTGTATGTTCTACACATACTGCAGAACTCGTAGTGAATAACTGGTATAAGATCAAAATGTGGTATTTCATTAATCATGGGCCGAGTGCTGAATTTGACTTTGTAATAAAAGAGCTTTCATATTTCGAAGATCCTATGGAATCTGAGTTATTGATCCAAGGAATTGAGTTTTATCCTATAGAGATG ATGCAGCAAGAAGAGACAGAAAAATTTACAAGTCTTTCAGTATCACATGAAGATGAATATTGGGGGGAAAAGTTGCCAAATGACTATCAAAATTATATTCAAAGGTCAGACAAGCCGTTGCACTACACCAACAAAAAAGAGCTCTACGCCTGTTTTTGTGATGGTTTCCTTGGTGATAATGGCCAATTG TGGTTTTCACTATGCAAATCAACCGGTGGAATATGTTCTATGATACCAGCTACAAGTACCTTACCCGACAACTGTAACTACAAACGTTTAGATACAATATCGCTATCTACATCCAG GTTTGGCAAGGTGAAAAAACTACAGGAAGCGTATTGGTACAGTTTTGAGTGTAAACTTCAAGCACGCATGTTTTCGCCTCAGTATAAATACGCATGTTATCTTGTGTTTAAATTTGAAGACAACCATTCAGAGCCTGATGATACTTGTTTCTTTAAG ATAGTCGGATGA
- the LOC122607342 gene encoding uncharacterized protein LOC122607342 isoform X2 produces MSAPRRWEHLKMPFEQIKAATNDFSICIGSGGYGRVYKGHLSISGKLTTVAVKRLNEHLGQGLREFLTELELLSGQNHENVISLLAYCDEGKEKIIVYEYAERGSFDKYIRRTSDDKSTWLERLKICADAAHGLDHLHSHFGEHQAIIHRDIKSANILINDKGVAKVSDLGLSKLSLAGLDRSAVISNACGTPGYVEPEYINTGVVTKQSDVYSFGMVLFEALSGRLCSLKEDDGFLLSGKLAKDYYKENKLDEIVDPGLTEQMSLYSMRKFAAIAYRCLHDVRERRPSMDVVKKELEDTLKIQVEFEHNKKNKKSSKGQDAPKPDSYWETKLPGDWKVIIKMLDLSEARYSSIKKLFFLLHRGILFDEGNKVLWINDEEKRCLLISARSFLTMGIPNYPRWVSHCYLRFSTVAEYSFKEFHDIKCQIKTNVLSLGTMYAASLIFKYREQSIRDLERLKLITIRWKMGELTVCSTHTAELVVNNWYKIKMWYFINHGPSAEFDFVIKELSYFEDPMESELLIQGIEFYPIEMQEETEKFTSLSVSHEDEYWGEKLPNDYQNYIQRSDKPLHYTNKKELYACFCDGFLGDNGQLWFSLCKSTGGICSMIPATSTLPDNCNYKRLDTISLSTSRFGKVKKLQEAYWYSFECKLQARMFSPQYKYACYLVFKFEDNHSEPDDTCFFKAWYNLDDTFGDTFYAHFKLSSMNIPTIESKNSYGSDDLSKISTTERWISKCDTEFVADSRMKERGDGWMEVMLCKPAEQLQNGTSLRLTLSKFKGGSFSGILVEGLEFRPTLE; encoded by the exons ATGTCAGCACCAAGAAGGTGGGAACACCTTAAAATGCCATTTGAGCAGATAAAAGCGGCAACTAATGACTTTAGCATATGTATTGGAAGTGGCGGATACGGACGGGTGTACAAAGGACACCTCTCCATCTCCGGAAAACTTACAACGGTTGCAGTGAAGAGGCTAAACGAGCATCTTGGACAAGGGTTGAGAGAGTTTTTGACAGAGCTTGAGTTGCTCTCTGGTCAAAATCATGAAAACGTCATCTCGCTTCTGGCTTATTGCGACGAGGGAAAGGAAAAGATTATTGTGTATGAGTACGCAGAGCGTGGAAGTTTTGATAAGTATATCAGGCGTACCAGTGATGACAAATCTACGTGGCTGGAAAGACTAAAAATATGTGCTGATGCGGCTCATGGATTAGATCATCTCCATAGTCACTTTGGAGAGCATCAAGCCATAATCCATCGGGATATCAAAAGCGCTAATATATTGATAAATGACAAAGGGGTAGCTAAAGTTTCTGATCTTGGATTGTCCAAGTTGAGTTTAGCAGGTTTAGATAGAAGCGCTGTTATTTCCAACGCATGTGGCACACCTGGTTATGTTGAACCAGAATACATTAACACTGGTGTTGTGACAAAACAATCTGATGTTTATTCTTTCGGTATGGTACTATTTGAAGCTCTTTCTGGGAGGTTGTGCTCACTCAAAGAGGATGATGGCTTCTTGTTATCAGGAAAATTAGCCAAAGACTACTACAAAGAGAATAAGTTAGATGAGATTGTTGATCCTGGTTTAACGGAACAAATGAGCTTATACTCCATGAGAAAATTTGCAGCAATTGCATATAGATGCTTGCATGATGTTCGAGAACGACGACCTTCTATGGATGTTGTCAAGAAAGAACTTGAAGACACATTAAAAATCCAG GTGGAATTTGAGCATAATAAGAAGAATAAGAAGTCATCAAAGGGTCAGGATGCACCAAAACCGGACTCCTATTGGGAGACAAAGCTACCAGGAGACTGGAAAGTAATAATTAAAATGCTTGATCTTTCTGAGGCGAGATATAGTAGCATAAAGAaactcttctttcttcttcacagGGGAATTCTTTTCGATGAAGGCAACAAG GTGTTATGGATAAATGACGAAGAAAAGAGATGTTTATTGATTTCAGCTAGATCATTTCTGACAATGGGCATTCCAAATTATCCGAGATGGGTGTCACATTGTTATTTGAG GTTTTCAACTGTCGCGGAGTATTCTTTCAAGGAATTTCATGATATTAAATGTCAAATAAAAACCAATGTGTTATCACTTGGTACCATGTATGCTGCTAGCTTGATATTCAAATACCGGGAGCAATCCATTAGGGATCTCGAACGCTTAAAGTTGATAACAATTAGAtggaaaatgggagagttgacTGTATGTTCTACACATACTGCAGAACTCGTAGTGAATAACTGGTATAAGATCAAAATGTGGTATTTCATTAATCATGGGCCGAGTGCTGAATTTGACTTTGTAATAAAAGAGCTTTCATATTTCGAAGATCCTATGGAATCTGAGTTATTGATCCAAGGAATTGAGTTTTATCCTATAGAGATG CAAGAAGAGACAGAAAAATTTACAAGTCTTTCAGTATCACATGAAGATGAATATTGGGGGGAAAAGTTGCCAAATGACTATCAAAATTATATTCAAAGGTCAGACAAGCCGTTGCACTACACCAACAAAAAAGAGCTCTACGCCTGTTTTTGTGATGGTTTCCTTGGTGATAATGGCCAATTG TGGTTTTCACTATGCAAATCAACCGGTGGAATATGTTCTATGATACCAGCTACAAGTACCTTACCCGACAACTGTAACTACAAACGTTTAGATACAATATCGCTATCTACATCCAG GTTTGGCAAGGTGAAAAAACTACAGGAAGCGTATTGGTACAGTTTTGAGTGTAAACTTCAAGCACGCATGTTTTCGCCTCAGTATAAATACGCATGTTATCTTGTGTTTAAATTTGAAGACAACCATTCAGAGCCTGATGATACTTGTTTCTTTAAGGCATGGTACAACTTGGATGACACTTTTGGAGATACATTTTATGCACATTTCAAACTGTCTTCAATGAATATACCAACAATAGAATCAAAAAATAGTTATGGATCAGATGACTTATCAAAGATATCGACAACTGAAAGATGGATATCAAAATGTGACACTGAATTTGTTGCAGATAGTCGGATGAAAGAACGAGGGGATGGTTGGATGGAGGTGATGTTGTGCAAACCAGCTGAGCAGTTGCAAAATGGTACGTCACTACGGTTGACATTATCAAAATTCAAGGGTGGGAGTTTTAGTGGAATTCTTGTGGAAGGCCTTGAGTTTAGACCAACACTTGAATAA
- the LOC122607342 gene encoding uncharacterized protein LOC122607342 isoform X4, which produces MSAPRRWEHLKMPFEQIKAATNDFSICIGSGGYGRVYKGHLSISGKLTTVAVKRLNEHLGQGLREFLTELELLSGQNHENVISLLAYCDEGKEKIIVYEYAERGSFDKYIRRTSDDKSTWLERLKICADAAHGLDHLHSHFGEHQAIIHRDIKSANILINDKGVAKVSDLGLSKLSLAGLDRSAVISNACGTPGYVEPEYINTGVVTKQSDVYSFGMVLFEALSGRLCSLKEDDGFLLSGKLAKDYYKENKLDEIVDPGLTEQMSLYSMRKFAAIAYRCLHDVRERRPSMDVVKKELEDTLKIQVEFEHNKKNKKSSKGQDAPKPDSYWETKLPGDWKVIIKMLDLSEARYSSIKKLFFLLHRGILFDEGNKVLWINDEEKRCLLISARSFLTMGIPNYPRWVSHCYLRFSTVAEYSFKEFHDIKCQIKTNVLSLGTMYAASLIFKYREQSIRDLERLKLITIRWKMGELTVCSTHTAELVVNNWYKIKMWYFINHGPSAEFDFVIKELSYFEDPMESELLIQGIEFYPIEMMQQEETEKFTSLSVSHEDEYWGEKLPNDYQNYIQRSDKPLHYTNKKELYACFCDGFLGDNGQLWFSLCKSTGGICSMIPATSTLPDNCNYKRLDTISLSTSRFGKVKKLQEAYWYSFECKLQARMFSPQYKYACYLVFKFEDNHSEPDDTCFFKA; this is translated from the exons ATGTCAGCACCAAGAAGGTGGGAACACCTTAAAATGCCATTTGAGCAGATAAAAGCGGCAACTAATGACTTTAGCATATGTATTGGAAGTGGCGGATACGGACGGGTGTACAAAGGACACCTCTCCATCTCCGGAAAACTTACAACGGTTGCAGTGAAGAGGCTAAACGAGCATCTTGGACAAGGGTTGAGAGAGTTTTTGACAGAGCTTGAGTTGCTCTCTGGTCAAAATCATGAAAACGTCATCTCGCTTCTGGCTTATTGCGACGAGGGAAAGGAAAAGATTATTGTGTATGAGTACGCAGAGCGTGGAAGTTTTGATAAGTATATCAGGCGTACCAGTGATGACAAATCTACGTGGCTGGAAAGACTAAAAATATGTGCTGATGCGGCTCATGGATTAGATCATCTCCATAGTCACTTTGGAGAGCATCAAGCCATAATCCATCGGGATATCAAAAGCGCTAATATATTGATAAATGACAAAGGGGTAGCTAAAGTTTCTGATCTTGGATTGTCCAAGTTGAGTTTAGCAGGTTTAGATAGAAGCGCTGTTATTTCCAACGCATGTGGCACACCTGGTTATGTTGAACCAGAATACATTAACACTGGTGTTGTGACAAAACAATCTGATGTTTATTCTTTCGGTATGGTACTATTTGAAGCTCTTTCTGGGAGGTTGTGCTCACTCAAAGAGGATGATGGCTTCTTGTTATCAGGAAAATTAGCCAAAGACTACTACAAAGAGAATAAGTTAGATGAGATTGTTGATCCTGGTTTAACGGAACAAATGAGCTTATACTCCATGAGAAAATTTGCAGCAATTGCATATAGATGCTTGCATGATGTTCGAGAACGACGACCTTCTATGGATGTTGTCAAGAAAGAACTTGAAGACACATTAAAAATCCAG GTGGAATTTGAGCATAATAAGAAGAATAAGAAGTCATCAAAGGGTCAGGATGCACCAAAACCGGACTCCTATTGGGAGACAAAGCTACCAGGAGACTGGAAAGTAATAATTAAAATGCTTGATCTTTCTGAGGCGAGATATAGTAGCATAAAGAaactcttctttcttcttcacagGGGAATTCTTTTCGATGAAGGCAACAAG GTGTTATGGATAAATGACGAAGAAAAGAGATGTTTATTGATTTCAGCTAGATCATTTCTGACAATGGGCATTCCAAATTATCCGAGATGGGTGTCACATTGTTATTTGAG GTTTTCAACTGTCGCGGAGTATTCTTTCAAGGAATTTCATGATATTAAATGTCAAATAAAAACCAATGTGTTATCACTTGGTACCATGTATGCTGCTAGCTTGATATTCAAATACCGGGAGCAATCCATTAGGGATCTCGAACGCTTAAAGTTGATAACAATTAGAtggaaaatgggagagttgacTGTATGTTCTACACATACTGCAGAACTCGTAGTGAATAACTGGTATAAGATCAAAATGTGGTATTTCATTAATCATGGGCCGAGTGCTGAATTTGACTTTGTAATAAAAGAGCTTTCATATTTCGAAGATCCTATGGAATCTGAGTTATTGATCCAAGGAATTGAGTTTTATCCTATAGAGATG ATGCAGCAAGAAGAGACAGAAAAATTTACAAGTCTTTCAGTATCACATGAAGATGAATATTGGGGGGAAAAGTTGCCAAATGACTATCAAAATTATATTCAAAGGTCAGACAAGCCGTTGCACTACACCAACAAAAAAGAGCTCTACGCCTGTTTTTGTGATGGTTTCCTTGGTGATAATGGCCAATTG TGGTTTTCACTATGCAAATCAACCGGTGGAATATGTTCTATGATACCAGCTACAAGTACCTTACCCGACAACTGTAACTACAAACGTTTAGATACAATATCGCTATCTACATCCAG GTTTGGCAAGGTGAAAAAACTACAGGAAGCGTATTGGTACAGTTTTGAGTGTAAACTTCAAGCACGCATGTTTTCGCCTCAGTATAAATACGCATGTTATCTTGTGTTTAAATTTGAAGACAACCATTCAGAGCCTGATGATACTTGTTTCTTTAAGGCATG A